The following nucleotide sequence is from Cucumis melo cultivar AY chromosome 1, USDA_Cmelo_AY_1.0, whole genome shotgun sequence.
CACGGACGTACCGGAATCGATGATGACACCGCCGTTGCCGGCGGAATCGAGCTTGAAGAGAGAAGGGTAAACGCCACGAACTCGGACTCCACCGACGCTGATTCCGATAAGTTCAACGTAATAGAACGTGTCTAATTTCGGGTTCCTAATTAAAGGAGTGAACCGGGCGAGTCGGGAAATTGCCGCATCGCCGAAAACCATGGAGGACGGTTTAGATGAAGCGGACCGGTCTACCAAACAGTAAGAGAATTTACGATTGAACCGGATTCCAGTTTGTGAAGGGAAAGACAACCGGCCTCTACCGAGACCCAACAAACCGGCGGCTCCGACGAACAAACCCTCGTTATGGTGGCCGCAGCCGAGGGCGACTTTAGCGATTTTATTGCCGCGAAACGTGAGGGTTTCGGTGGCGAAATCGCCGGTGGTGAAGGAGCCGTCGCCGTAAGAGACTTGGTAGAGGCAGGTGTGGCGGCGGGTGCTGCAGCCGGAGGAATCGAGACGGCGGCAGAGAGGGGAGGAACAGGGGATTCCGGCGAAGGATTTGGATTTATATGGGTTGAAAATGGGGTCAGATTGGGAATAGCATTTGCGACAAGGGGAGCATTGGAGCCAAACGACGTCGCTGCCGGTGTCGAGGACCATGTAAAGGTATCTAGGAGGGGTTCCAACGCCAAGGCGGGTGAAGTATTCGCCACTGCCTTGGGCGAGACCGGAGATGACGGAGCTGCTGAAGCCAGGGGCGGCGCGTGAGGTGAGAGCGTGGACGCGGAGGGCGTCGCGGTGAAGTCTGAGATTGAAGAGATCGGTGGGGGTTTTATTGAGAGAGAGTGAGTCCAGATGGTGGAGATCAAGCGTGAGGGCGGCGGCGGGGGAGGATTGGAGGGATTCGGAGTCAGGGAAGAGGGGAAGGGGAGAGGGGGTTGGAAGAGAGCGGAGAGTTAGGGTCTGAAACTCCGATGCGGCGGAGGAGATGAAATAGAAGAGGAGGAGATATTTGAGAATAGAATGGAAATCCATTATAGGGAGAGGAATTGAGTGTGATTTTTGTGGGAGAAAAAGAGTAAAAGAGGAGATTataatgaaaaggaaaagagagagatgaGCGGTTTGTGCGGTACTTTTACTTTTACAAGTGGGGGATCTCCAAAATGTAATGCACAgctcatgttttttttttttttttctttttagtggTGCGGTGATTTCAtcattcaatttctttttctttttcaactcttcgttcttttcctttttttttttttttttttttttaagatttgtaCCTTACTTTTGTTAATTAGTGGGTTTTGCGTGATAGATTGACCCAAATTTTGGGAAAAAAAGAGATTTGTCCTGCTTCTTTTAATATGAGTTTTCTTGATCATTTGCTGCCGTTACATTAGGTTGAAAGTACAAAAACGAACCTCACACATACAAAATGATCTTTCTCATTATCGTTCTTTCGCACTCTTGCTTCATTTCCTCTCTCCGTTTCTCTCATGGTCTTGCTTTTCTACCGCTTGACTCGatgtttggttttgttttgtaACACATAATGAATAGAAggagagaagaagatgaagacgGTAGGAGCTGCTCGTATGGACTTCTCGAAGTTGGTGATTGTCTCATGAAAAAAGTTGGCCATGTGTGGAGAAGTTGAAGTTGAAATCTGAGTCATTATATGTGGATTAGAATTCTACAAGCTTGAGCAACTAGACTAATTAATTTATGGTGTTGACATTTGTTTGAAGACCTGTATATTATTGATGACACATTTTAAGATTGAAAGTTGTCATTGAATATGTTCTAATTTTTAAGAATTAATAAGCTTCATTATATTCACATTATTGAATTAACTTTTTACGAGTTTACTGTCTAAATGTTATAGGATTGGAGATTATCTCACAAGATTAGTCGTAGTTCACACAAGATAATTTACACAAAATGATCCAAACACTCATAGacattaaaaagaaaaccaatcATTGCTCTTCATTTGCATTCTAAGTCATTGCTGAGGAGAGATGgatatttaaatcttaaattggAATCTCGTTTGAATAAATTAGCGTGTATACTTCTGCCATGCTCACATACCATAAATACCCTCCATCTATATCTTGCAACTACAtatctctatatatagatattcatattgcctttgtttttttgttttttaaaatatttccttggaTCCAATCTAATATTCTTTATCCCTAACTGGATAGTGTGAAATCCACCAAATTTAGTTCTAGATCAAGTTAATTCAAATCTTATTTTAACTTTATAAACGTgtgattttataaatatagcaattatTTAGCCGTTCTTAGATAATGTGCATACACTACAAAAAAATTAGAGGTCTACCGATGTTAAAAAAGGCATCAGAAAAAGAGACATTGTAAGAAAAACCTTTTCGTGATGCCGTGAAGAAGGTGTTGGCAGTATGAAACTCTGGCGACGTCGCACAAAAAACATCAACAGAGGGTGAGGCTTCCACGATGTCAAGCGAGGAGACGTCACgaaaatgtttaatttaaataataatataaactttTCACGACGCCATGCATGTACGTGTCGTCATTGTCCCGATAACTGCCAACGTTGCATGCAAGGCATCGTGAGAGGTCGACCTTTTGTCGACATTGCTTTGACCGCGTCGGCATAGgttgaacatttaaaaattCTGACAACCATATCACTACGTCAGATTGCATGGTGTCGTTAGAGTTTGAACTTTTGCTGACATGGTGTAGGTAACGTTGCAAGATATGTGACGTTTTGACTGCTTTTGACAAGGTTCTCACGATGCCATAAGGTAGGGgtgtaaatgggttgggttgggttgggttgggagatattctcaacccaacccatattttcgggttgggtGGGTTATCAACCCGAATAACCCGAATTATgtatccaacccaacccaacccaacccataaaatatgggttgggttgggttgggttgtcgggttgtttttttctttttaaatttttaaataccAAAGTTTATAAAGCTCATAAATCCAAACAAATTCAAAGAACATTAAGATACATAAATCCAAACAAATTACTCATAAAAGAACATTAAGTACAACTTTAATAATAAAGGAATAAAAAAGTTCTTAAACATAAGAGAagccaaatataaatttctaaaatccAATAAGCATCCCAAGCAATCAAATTTGTcctgaaaattgaaaaaaaaaaacataccaAGTTAgtagtttaaatatataaaataaacgaAATGACGAAAATACAAGTAATCAACTTACCATGAAAATTGTCAACCCATAAATCATGTTTAGATCACGTTGATGATGTGATGGAGGACTTGATATTATctaaaaacacaaaataaaattataaagtgTAATATAAGTATATAAGAATACAatgttcaataaaaataaaagttggaGAGTACAAAACTTACCGTTCTCAATTTTTTCACAAATTTCCATTTCTTCAAGCTCTGGACAAAGATCCAATAAGGTTGTTTTGCCACGAATCCAATTTTGTGTACAAATCAAAGCTTCCACTGTTTTAGGTGATAAGGAACTCCTAAAAGAATCAAGAATCCTTCCTCCAGTACTAAATGCAGATTCAGAAGCCACAGTAGACACCGGAACGGCAAAAATATCTTGAGCAATTTTTGACAAAATTGGATATTTGACCGCATTTAATTTCCACCAAGTTAGAACATCAAACTGATCATTTAGCTCCTCACAAGGGTCGGATAAGTACCGATCAACATCATTCCTCAATTCTAAAGTATTTTGTTCTTGTCTTCTTCTCTTGTAGCGTGATAATACTCTACAACTCGCGTCAGTTTCCATTGTAGTTCCCGAACTCAATACTTTTAAACTATCACTTGATTCAACTTGTTCGCAAACAACAGCTTGACCACTCAAATCATTACGAAAGGCAAAGCCACCATTTTGTGATTTGTAACAATTATACAAACGCATCAAATAAGCTTGAATCCCATCAACAAGAACTTTAACCGTAGCATCATCATGTATACTTCCAAAGCAAAAGCCAACATAGTCCAATTTATATCGAGGGTCCAGCACCACAGCTAGAAATACAAGCTTGTTAATTTTCTCAATTGAACCCCAATACTTGTCATATTTTGACTTCATATTTATAGCCATATTACGTAAAATAGAGTTATGCTCGTTGCTCCAACCAATTAAAAGATCATTAATCCCCCACATCTCATGAAAGAAAGAATTGGCAGTCACATATAAGGAACCACTAATCTTATTAGTGACATTATAAAACACCTTCAAAAACATGACAAACACTTCAACATTCTTCCAATCATAATTACTTGGTGGCACCACAGTCGGTGACTGGGGCTGGGGCTGGGGAGACGTGAACGAGTCGACGGGGCTGGGGCTGGGGAGTTGGGGGAGTCGGCGACTGGGGCTGGGGCTGGGGAGATGTGAACGACGGGGAGATGTGAATGACGGCTGAGGAGGGAGACGTGAGGCTGCTTTACTTTGAAGattttcaatttcaacaaatcaaaagaaaacctaaaaatgaatcttttatttaaaaaaaatataatataaagtataaatataaatataaatatatatattatattaatttgggttgggttgggttgaaccgaatttttcaaccctcaacccgagacccaacccaacccgaaaattttaaatttttttaacccaacccaacccacattttaaactaacccaacccaacccatataatatgggttgggttgttcGGGTTCTCGGGTTGAtcgggttattcttacacccctacCATAAGGGACTGTGTCGCGAGTGGGGGATTCTATTCGGACGTTATAAGTAAAACTTCAGGAATTCCTCTATAAAAAACCAACTTCATGTTCTGTAATTCACAGAACTGAAAAGGAGAAGGCCGagaaaaaactaaaaaggaGAGAAGGCTGAGAGAGTTGAGAGAGGTCGAGAAGGAGAGAAATCACCGTCACTCCATTCCGTTCATCGTCATTTGCCGTCGTCGCTCTTAATTTTGGTAAATGATTTACtttgttttacttttatttagttaattagttttagtatttagattttaaattagttttaggttttagatttcaaattagttctagtatttagattttgatttagTTGTAGGTTTTAATATTGCATTGGAATTTAGTGTTGTTAGGATGTAAGATTGAAGTTGAGATTGaagttgaatttgagattgaatttcaaaatttcaatttgaatttcaGTTTCAATTTGGGAGCTATATATGtttgaaatttgtttaaaaaCAATTCAAGGCCACTTGTTGTTATTTGTGAATAGAAAATCTTATATGTGTTTTATGATATTGACATAATCTGATAATTGATGTAAGAAATTCAACTTTCGACTCCATAATTATTTGACAAAATGAATATTGTATGTatgtttgatattaaatttgttgtatattttaaaattacaatCTACTATATTGAAGTAGCgaataaagaaaaggaatagTATGAGAAGGCTATAGAGAAGTTTATATGCAATGAAGGAGCTCAAAGAAAGTTAAATAGTAGCAGCCAAGAGTTGAACAATAGActgtagctagtatgatcatagggACTGAGCAGAATGTGAAAAGAaggaagttgaacattattatgAGTTTCGTCAAAGAAAATATAAAGTTGCTTCAAACAGAAACGACCCTTACTTTGGTGCTTCCAGAAAATTGATTCAGAAGAGAGGAGCACAAAATGACAAGATCAAGAATCGAACAAGTAGACTATAGAAAGTTCCCCACTTGCATGTTACGTAAATATGATTGATTGTTAAAAACACTATCAATCACATTTACTTAATACACAAGTGGAAAACTTTCTATGGCTTACCTGTTTGGTTCTCGATCTTGTAATTTGCTGCTTCTTTCTTTCCAATCACTTTTCTAGAACCACCAAAGTAAGGGTTGTTTCCATTTGAAGCAACCTTGTATTTTCTTTAATGAAGctcgtaataatgttcaactttcttcttttcaCATTCTGCCCATGTCCTTATGATCAtactgttcacacgagatttctggagaaatttgattcgtggagttgaacttgtgttgatgttgtatttatgttaatttgatgcaatgtggttcgatctctagaatttgatcctctgattctctctcggctggatgcttacgcttgattgaggaagcgaagcacgtgatgttcttgaagttggagtcttggaagaaagcttgtatcttcgaagaagcttcaatcttcgagggtgttcttgaagttgaggacttggaagaaagcttgcttcaaaggagcttctgtaacgccccaatgatcttgtatccatttttcttagtatttttttttattttattttatttatttatttataattaaataatggaacttatatcattaagatttggatttttcttttttaaagtattaagtaaactccaaatgaaattatcttggtatttaagatttttatacgtatttaaaagttgagggaaaggagggatttgttgagaaattgggtgaaattttagagagagaagggtgaaacttggaattaatcaaagaagagaaaagagggaaattattttataaataggaaaagaaaaggaaaagaaaaggaaaagaaaaggaaaagaaaagagaagagggagagaagaaaaccctagccgcgccgccgccgccgccgcgagccaccgccgccgccgccgtcgcgaaaccctagccgcctacccacgccacacgcacagccgcgccagaattcgtccaagcttcctcgcacgccgaagccgagtcgaagccgtcCATTCACGCG
It contains:
- the LOC103500464 gene encoding aspartyl protease family protein 2, which codes for MDFHSILKYLLLFYFISSAASEFQTLTLRSLPTPSPLPLFPDSESLQSSPAAALTLDLHHLDSLSLNKTPTDLFNLRLHRDALRVHALTSRAAPGFSSSVISGLAQGSGEYFTRLGVGTPPRYLYMVLDTGSDVVWLQCSPCRKCYSQSDPIFNPYKSKSFAGIPCSSPLCRRLDSSGCSTRRHTCLYQVSYGDGSFTTGDFATETLTFRGNKIAKVALGCGHHNEGLFVGAAGLLGLGRGRLSFPSQTGIRFNRKFSYCLVDRSASSKPSSMVFGDAAISRLARFTPLIRNPKLDTFYYVELIGISVGGVRVRGVYPSLFKLDSAGNGGVIIDSGTSVTRLTRPAYTALRDAFRAGARHLKRGPEFSLFDTCYDLSGQSSVKVPTVVLHFRGADMPLPATNYLIPVDENGSFCFAFAGTISGLSIIGNIQQQGFRVVYDLAGSRIGFAPRGCT